Genomic segment of Sphingopyxis lindanitolerans:
CGACCGGCCGGATCGCGATCGCGAGCGTGCGCACCGCCCGGAACAGGGTCATCAGTACCGCGCGCATCCGTTCGGGGTCGGTCTTGCGTAGCGCCCAGGGCGCCTGCGCATCGACATATTGGTTGCAGGCAAAGACCGCGCGGATCCAATCCTCGATGCCGATCGAGAAAGCGAGCTGCTCGAACTCGTGCGGCAGGCGGTCCTCGGCCATTGCGGAGATGTCGGCGAGCAGGTCGGTATCCGCCTGCGCAGGCGTATAGTCGGCTGAAAGATTGCCATCCAAATTCTTGAAAATCATCGACAAGCTGCGCTGGGCAAGATTGCCGAAACTGTTCGCAAGATCGGCGTTGGCGGTGCGCACGATCGCTTCGGCCGAATAGCTGCCGTCCTGTCCGAAGCTGACTTCGCGCAGCAGATAATAGCGCAGCGCATCGACCCCGAAACGCTCGGCGAGTTCGATCGGGTCGACGACATTGCCGAGCGACTTCGACATTTTTTCGCCGCGGCTCAGCAGAAAGCCGTGGCCGAAGACCTGTTTGGGTAGCGGCAGATTGGCACTCATCAGGAAGGCCGGCCAGTAAACCGCATGAAAACGCACGATATCCTTGCCGATCATATGGATATTCGCGGGCCAGAAGCGGGCGAAATCGCCGTCGGGATCGGGATAGCCGAGCCCCGACAGATAGGTGGTCAGCGCGTCGACCCAGACATACATGACATGCCCCGGCGAACCCGGCACCGGCACGCCCCAGTCGAAGCTGGTGCGCGAGACGCTGAGATCCTTGAGCCCGCCCTCGACGAAACGCAGCACTTCGTTGCGGCGGCTTTCGGGGCGGATGAAATCGGGCTGATCGGCGTAGAGCGCGAGCAGCCGGTCCTGATACGCCGAGAGACGGAAGAACCAGCTTTCCTCCACCGTCCAGTCGACCGGAGTGCCCTGCGGCGACAGGCGTACGCCCCCTTCCCCGTCGGTCAGTTCGCTTTCGTCGTAGAAAGCCTCGTCGCGGACCGAATACCAGCCTTCGTAGCGGTCGAGATAAAGGTCGCCATTCGCTTCCATCGCCCGCCAGATCGCCTGCGACGCCCGGTGGTGCGCGGCATCCGAGGTGCGCATGAAATTGTCATAGCCGATATTCAGTTTGGCATACATCTCACGGAAATAGCCGGACATTTCATTTGCAAGATCGATCGTTTCGCGGCCCTGATCGCGCGCGGTCTGAAACATCTTCAGCCCATGTTCGTCGGTGCCGGTGACCAGCCGCACGTCGCGGCCGCGCGCGCGCTGGAAACGCGCCATCACGTCGGTGGCAATGGCTTCATAGGCATGGCCGATATGCGGACGACCGTTGGGGTAGCTGATGGCGGTGGTGATATAGAAGGGTTCGGACATGCGCGCGCCTTAGCGGCTGCGGGGCGCGAGGGGAAGCGTCAGCGCGCCGCCTGCCGTTCGCGTGGTGCGAGTTCGGCCAGGCAGTTGCCGATCTCGAAGCCGACCATCGACCCGTCGTAGGAACCGCGGATCGCATCGCGCACGGTGCGCTGCACCCGGTCCCACTGCGCGAGCACCGGGGCGATCTCGGCGATCGGGCGCTCGCGCGCCAGCCGCGCGAGCAGGCCCGGGACGATGTCGATCACCAGTTCGAGCCGCGCGCGATTGCTCGTGCCGCCGACCTCACGCGCGAGTGCTTCGCGCAGGCGGTTGCCGGGGTCGCCGCTGGTCGCGATCGCGAGCAATTTCGCTTCCATCGCGCCGACATCGCTGTCGATCAGCGCCAGCGCCTTGCCCGGCACGCCGCCCGACGCGGCGACGATCGCGCGGCGTTCGGCCACGTCGATCATCGGGCGCAGATCGTGCAGCCATGATGTCATGGCGTCATGCTCAACCGGTTGAAAACGCAGGATTCGGCAGCGCGATCGGATCGTCGGAAGCAGGCGCCCCGGCGAATGGCTGACGAGCAGGAACAGCGTCTGCGCGGGCGGCTCCTCGAGCGTCTTGAGCAGCGCGTTGGCGCCGTCGGTCTCAAGATCATCGACCGCATCGACGATGATCACGCGCCAGTCGCCGAGCGACAGCGACAGGTGCAGGCGGCGGATGACGCCGCGCACCTGGTCGATCGCGATATTGCGCGCGAGGTCTTTGTCCTTGCCCTTCGCTTTGTCCTTATCCTTGGGCTGGCGCGCGAGCGGGATGATTTCGGGGTGGTTTCCGGCTTCGACGAGCTTGCCCGCGGCGGCGTCGCCCGGATCGTCGAGGGTGATCGCCTGCCCCGCGCCGGCGCGGCCGTGGGTGGCGAGGAAGCGCGCGACGCGGGCGGCGAAGGCGCCCTTCCCCATCCCCTGCGGCCCGGCGAGCAGCCAGGCATGGTGCAGCCGCCCGCCCTGCCAGGCCTCCAGAAAGGCCTTTTCGGCTTCGCCATGGCCGATCAGCGTCACAGCCACGCCTCGAGTTCGGCCATGATCGCGGCGGTCACCGCCTCCGCGGGCGCGTCGGCGTCGATCACGCGCCAGCGCTCGGGCTCGGCGGCCGCCATTTCGGCGAAGCGTGCGGCAAGGCGCGCCTGATAGTCGGCGGGCTTGCTGCCCATGCGATCGGCGCCCGCGGCATCGCGCACCGCCAGCCGCCGCTCGGCCTCGCGCGCGCTGACGGCGAGCAGGAAAGTATGGTCGGGAAGCAGGCCGAGCGAGCCGAAGCCGTGCAGCGCCAGCAGGTCGGCGTCGGTGATGCCGCCGCCGCCGCCCTGATAGGCGCGCGAGCTGTCGACGAAGCGGTCGCACAGCACCCAGGCGCCGCGTTCGAGCGCGGGGCGGATCGTCCGCGCGACATGGTCGGCGCGCGCCGCGGCGAATAGCAGCGCCTCGCTCCGCGCGTCCCAGCGATCGTCGCTGCCTTCCATCAGCAGGGCGCGGATCGCTTCGGCCCCGGCGCTGCCGCCGGGTTCGCGGGTCGCGACGACCGCGACGCCGCGCGCGGTCAGGGCGGCGGAGAGTGCGCGAATCTGGGTCGATTTGCCGACCCCTTCGCCGCCCTCAAGCGTGATGAAGCGCCCTCTCACCAGCCGGTCAACCGATAGAAGCCGGTGCGCAGCCGCCCCCACAAACCGCCCGCGCCGACGTCATTGGCGGCGAGCAGCGGGGTTCTCTGCGGCGGCAGTCCATCGGGGGTGACGACCAGATCGGCGATCGGGGTGCCGCGCTCAATCGGCGCCGACAGAGGGGAGCGACTGCGCATGACGGCGCTGTAACCACCGGCATAGCCGCGCGGAACCGTCATCCGCACCGGGATCGCCGCCTCGGCAAGCACCATCGGCGCGGCGCCCTGCCCGACGTCGATGCGGCCGATCTTCGCGCCCGCGAGCACCAGTTCGCGCCCTTCCCATTGCTCGAAACCCCAGGTCATCAACCGCTCGGCCTCGTCGCGGCGCGCCTTGTCGCTCGCCATGCCGGCGACGACCATGATCAGCCGCCGCCCGCCGCGCTTCGCCGAGCCGAGGAAGCAATAGCCGGCCTCGGCGGTATGGCCGGTCTTGAGGCCGTCGACCCCCGCTACGCGGCCGAGGATGGGATTGGTGTTCGGCTGGACGATCGGCTTGCCGTCGGGGCTCGTGCCATGCTGGAGCTTCGGCAGCGAGAAATAACGCGCATAGTCGTGCGGATGCTCGCGGATCAGCCGGTCGGCGAGCAGGATCAGGTCGGCGGCGCTGACCTTGGTGACGCCGCCGTCGGGCCAGCCATTCGGTGTGCCAAAATGACTCGATGTCATGCCAAGTTTCGACGCCATCGCATTCATCCGCTTGACAAAAGCCTCTTCACTGCCGTCGATCCCCACCGCGAGCGCGGCGGCGGCGTCATTGGCCGATACGGTGATCAGCCCCTTGAGCAGTTCATCGACCGAGATTTTCTCGCCCGACCGCAGGAACATCGTCGAGCCGCCGTTGCTGCCGTTCCATTTCTTCCACGTCGCCTGGCTGACCGTGATGATCTTGTCGCGCGGCAGCTCGCCCTTTTCGATCAGGTCGAGCACGATATAGGCGGTCATCACCTTCGCCATCGAGGCGGGAGCGAAACGTTTTTCGGCGCCGCGCGAAAAGAGGATCGCCCCCGAATCGAGATCCTTGAGCATCACGATCGGCGCCTGGGTCATATAGAGTGGGCGGCTGGCGGGCGCCGATCTTGAGTGCGCATCGCCTGCCGAGGCGGCTGGAAATGCAACGACAAGCGCCATCGCAGCGACGCTCGCGGCCCCCGCTCTGGCAATAAAAAGCGGTCGTCGCATGGCGGCCGTCAACGGTCGCGGACGACCACCGCGTCGCGGAAGCCCTTATCCCTGGCCTTGCCCTGCGCGGCGCGCGCCTCGGCATCGCTGGCGAACGGCCCCATGCGGACGCGCCAATATCGGCCTGCCTTCGCCACCGTTCCGCCGACCGATTTGGCGGCCGTATCGGCGCGCGCTTCGGTGCTGAAGGCGCCGACCTGGACCTGATAGGCGCCCGTGGCGGCCGTAGCATCTTTTGCGGGAAGCGGTTTGGAGGCCGGCTTCGACGGCTGGACCGCGAGCCGATCGTCGCCGGGCTTTGCCTTGCCCGATGCCACCGGCGGCGCGGGCTGCGCCGCAACGGGCGTGGCAGGCTTGGGGGCGGGTTTGGAAGCGGATTCGGCCTTCAATTTCTTGCGCAGGATCGCGAGCAGCGAGTCGGGCGTCGCGATCCGTGCGGGCACGGCGCGCCCTGCGCGGAGCTGCGCGCGTTCGGCCTGCGGCGGATTGGTCCGGCGCACCCGCACCGCGGCAGGACCGCCGCCGGTGATGCCGAGTTGCTGGGCGGCGCCGCGCGACAGGTCGATCAGCCGGTCGTTCGCCATCGGCCCGCGATCGTTGATGCGGACAAGGATCGTGCGCCCGGTATCGAGCGCGGTCACTTCGACATAGCTCGGCATCGGCAGCGTCTTGTGCGCGGCGCTGATTGCGTCGGGGTCGAAGGTTTCGCCATTGGCGGTCGGCTTGCCGGCCAGCTCGTCACCATACCAGCTCGCATAGCCGACATCGTCATAATCGGCGACATCGACGGGCGTATAGGTGACCCCCGCGACGCTGTAGGGATCGCCGAGCTTGACCGGCCTGTCGCTGACCCGCTCGACGACCGGCGCGGGCGCCGGGCCCGCGGCGGGGCCGCCGTCGCGCTTGTCCTTCATCACCCCGCATCCCGAAAGCAGCAATGCCGCCCCCGCGATCAGGGCCCCCTCCCTAACGATCGATTTCATCCGCCAGCAACCCCACAGACAATGCGTAAAAGTTGGAACAATTATAGTCCAATATCGCACGATAGTTGCCAGTCAGCAAATAAGCGGTTTTTCCCGGGCCGTCGGGTTCGAGCAAGGTCGCCTGCACCTGCGCGTCGGGCCAGCGGCCGCTGAGCGTTTGAAAACCATCGGCGCGCCATTCGGCCATCGAGCGCCAGCGGCTGTAGCGCGCGAACACGCGCGGGCAGCGTGTCGGCTGGAGGCGGGTCGCCATCGCGGCGCGATTATAGCCCGCGGGAACCTGCACCGCGACGCCCCACGGCTGCCCGGCGCGCCAGCCCGCGCGGCGCAGATAGGCGCCGATCGATTCGATCGCGTCGGCTTCGCTCGACCAGATGCGCGCGGCGCCGTCGCCGTCGCCGTCCTCGGCAACTTGCAGATAGACCGAAGGCAGGAATTGCGGATAGCCGAAGGCACCAGCCCAGCTTCCCTTGAGGACATCGCGCGGAACGCCCTTTTGCACCATTTCGAGGGTCGCGATAAATTCGGGCTCGAACAATGTGCGGCGGCGCCCTTCATAGGCGAGCGTCGCCAGCGCTTCGGGCAGGTCGAAATTGCCGGTGACCGCGCCATAGGCGGTTTCGTGGCCGAAGATCGCGATCATGATGCTCGTCGGCACGCCGGTGCGCTGTTCGATGCGCGACAGCAAGGGCAGCAGCCGGTCGTGGACGCGCCGTCCGCCGTTGATCCGCGCCGCATCGACATGCTTGACGCGATAGGGGGCGAAATTGGGGATCGGCGTGTTCGGGTTCGGCGGTGCGCCCAGATTGTCGCGGTCGAGCGCGATGACGCGCGGATTATAGCGCAGCCCGGTCGTCACCCGGTCGAACGTCGCGCGCGAAACGCCGCGCGCCTCTGCCTTCGGCCACAGCGACTGGACATAAGTGTCAAAGCCGGCATCGCCGCTCTGCGCGTAGAGCGGGCCTGCCATCACCATCGACCAAGCCGAGAGCGTAAAGCCCAGCAGGCTGGAAAGACGTCCGATTCTGAAACCTCTAGCGTGCATCATGTCCCACCCCATAGAGTCGGATTGAACCAGATGCACGCGGCTTCGCCATCCGCCGCGAGACGGGTCGAGTCATTCGCGCGGCGAACCGAGCCCGCAATCTTTTGCTTGCCGCGAAGCCGGTGCGCGCTATGTCGGCGCCGACGGACAGGTGGCCGAGTGGTTTAAGGCAGCGGTCTTGAAAACCGCCGTGGGTGCAAGCTCACCGTGGGTTCGAATCCCACCCTGTCCGCCACTTTTCTGTGTAATGCGCGACCTCATTGTGAGCGGCGGTTTTGGGGCGGGAAACTGCCGAACGTAGCTCTTTGGTCGGCACCGAATCTCTTTCAAACGAATAAGAAAATTCGCGCAGAGGCCGTAGAGATCGCAAAGAGGAAAACGCTTTTCCTCTGCGTTCTCTGCGCCTCTGCGCGAATCTATTTTGAGGCCGCCTCGCGGCTATGACGGCCTCCGGTCGATTGCCGTCTTTAAACCTCGTCATGCTGAAACAAGTTCAGGGTGATGATAATGGACAGGGAAGCTTCCGACCGTTTCAGGCCATTCAATTCCTCATCGACGCCGAAACTTGCAATATAATCGGAGCTTCGCGCCCTTACCCGGCATCGTGAAAGATCACGCCCAGCGTGAAGCGCTCGCCGCGGCGGATTTCGCTGACGCCATGGCGCAGCTTGACGCGATAGGGGCCGCGGCTGCCCTGGCGCGGGGCTTCGTTGACCGCGAAGATCACCGCATCGCCCTGTTTCAGCGGCACGACGTGCGGGCGCGATTGCATGCGCGGGCGCTGTTCGGTGAGGATGAATTCGCCGCCGTCGAAATCCGCGCCCGGCTGCGACAGCAGGATTGCGATCTGGAACGGAAAATGAAGTTCGCCGTAAAGATCCTGATGCAGGCAATTATAGTCACCGGCGCCGTATCTGAGGATCAGCGGCGTCGGGCGCGGTTGGCCGGCGAGCGCGCATTGTGCGAGGAAGGCGGCATGGTCGGCGGGGTATAGCGACGCGCGCCCGAGCATCGCGGCCCAATCGTTCGCGAGCCGCGCCAGCGGCGGATAGAAGGCCGTGCGAAGGGCCGCGACGAGGTCGGGCAGCGGATAGCGATAGTAACGATATTCACCACGTCCGAACCCATGCCGCTGCATCGAGATCGTGCTGCGGTAGAGAGCGTCGGCCGCATAATCCGCCTTGAGTTCGGCGCATCGAGCCGGTGACAGCAGGCCGGGAACGAGGTGCCAGCCTCTGGCGCCGAGATCGGCGGCGAGCGCGTTCCTGTCGAGGTCGGCGGCGCTGCGGGAAATGTCGTGGATCGGCATGATCGTCCTTCGTCGTGGCGAGGGGTCCGTCCCTATCCGCGGCACCGCGGCGCTCCGCCCCGTTTCTTGCGATCAAATTTCTCCAAGGCTGCCGTCTGACGCCTCCGTCTTGAGGTCGGTTCCGGGAACACCCGGTCGACATCAAAAGAGGGATTTCATGCGCAAGATCTTGCTGGCCTCCACCTGCCTCGCCGCCGTTCTTTCCACCACCGCTCATGCCGAAACCAGCATCAGCACCGCGACGACCACGCCGGTGCGCACCTCGACGGTCAAATCGGGCGCCGCCGACGATGTGAAGATCACCTCGGCGGGGTCGGTCAAGCCGACGAGCGGCACCGCGGTCACCATCGACAGCAACAACAAGCTGGTCAACGACGGCACGATCCAGATCACCAATGCGGACGGCGCGACCGGCATTTTCGCGAACGCCGGGGTCAGCGGCACGATCACCAATTCGGCGACCGGCAAGATCATCATCGACGAAAGCTATGCGCCGACCGACATCGACAAGGATGGCGACATCGACGGCCCCTATGCGGTGGGCAGCGGCCGCACCGGCATCGCGACCGGCGGCGCCTTTACCGGGCAAATCCTCAACAGCGGCGAAATCACGGTCGAGGGCAATGATTCGGCGGGCATCCGCCTCGGCGGGCCGCTGACCGGCAATTTCACCACCGACGGCAAGATTTCGGTGCTCGGCGACAATGCGCTCGGCGTCGGTTTGCAGGACGTGACCGGCAATGTCCGCCTGGCCGGGACGATCACCGCGGTCGGCGAAAATGCCGTCGCCGCGCGGCTCGCGGGCGATATCAACGGCGCGCTCGTCGTGCAGGGCACGCTGACGTCGACCGGCTATCGCTATACCACGGCCCCCGCCGACCCGTCGAAGCTCGACGCCGACGACCTGCTGATCGGCGGCCCGGCGCTGTCGATCGAAGGCAATGTCACCGGCGGCATCGTCGTCGCCGTGCCCCCGAAAGACACCAAGCCCGACGACAAGGATGAGGACAAGGACGGCATCGAGGACGCCAAGGAAGGGTCGGGCTCGATCCAATCCTATGGTTCGGCCCCGGCGCTGCGCATCGGTTCGGCGGGCCAGGATATCGCGATCGGCGCGGTCGCGGGCACCGGCACCGGCCTGGGGCTGATCATCGACGGCGGGGTCGTCGGCAACGGCCTGTATGCGGGCAAGGACGCGACCGCGATCCAACTCGGCGGCATGGGCCGCAACGTGACGATCGCCGGCGGCATCGGGATTGGCGGCAGCGTGTCCGCCCTCTCGAACGGCGCGTCGGCGACGGCGATCCGCGTCGGCAGCGGTGCGACGACTCCCGAAATCCGCGTCGCGGGCAAGGTCGAGGCGTCGGGCGGCAAGGACGCCTCCGCGATCTCCACCGGCATCCTGGTCGAGGCGGGCGGCGACGTCGGTCTGATCCGCAACAGTGGATCGATCAGCGCCAAGGCGGCGGGAGATGCGGGCACCGCGCGCGCGATCGTCGATCTGTCGGGCAGCGTCGACACGATCGAAAACAGCGGCATCATCAGCGCCACCGGCGCCGCCGCCACGTCGGATCGCAACATCGCGATCGACCTGTCGGCGAACGGTAATGGCGCGGCGGTCAAGCAGACTGCGGTCGCCAGCGGCATCGCGGCGCCGAGCATCGTCGGCGACGTCCGCTTTGGCGGCGGCGATGACCTGTTCGACATCGCCGACGGTTCGGTGAAGGGAAACAGCTATTTCGGCGCGGGCGACAATCGCCTGGCGATGTCGGGCGACGCCACTTACGCGGGCAATGCGCGCTTTGGCGGCGGCAATGACACGATGGCGCTCGGCGGCACCTCGGTATTCAGCGGCAGCGTCGATTTTGGCGGCGGCAGCGATGCGCTGACCATCGGCGGCACGTCGCGCTTCTCGGGCAGCCTCGCCAATTCGCAGGGGCTGGCGGTGTCGGTCGATGGCGGCACCTTCGACGTGAGCGGCGCGGCGTCGATCGCTTCGCTGGCGGTCACGGGCAAGGGCGTGCTGGCGGTGACGCTCGACGACGGCAGCACCGGGACGGCGCTGACCGTTGGCGGCAATGCCAGCTTTGCGGCGGATTCGAAGCTGGCGCTCAAACTGTCGAGCCTGGAGAATGCCGAGGGCAATCATGTCGTGCTGACCGCCGGGACGCTGGCGGGCGCCGACAATCTGACGACCGAATCGACGCTGCTTCCCTTCCTCTACAAGGGCACGCTCAGCTCGAACGCCACCCAG
This window contains:
- the metG gene encoding methionine--tRNA ligase, yielding MSEPFYITTAISYPNGRPHIGHAYEAIATDVMARFQRARGRDVRLVTGTDEHGLKMFQTARDQGRETIDLANEMSGYFREMYAKLNIGYDNFMRTSDAAHHRASQAIWRAMEANGDLYLDRYEGWYSVRDEAFYDESELTDGEGGVRLSPQGTPVDWTVEESWFFRLSAYQDRLLALYADQPDFIRPESRRNEVLRFVEGGLKDLSVSRTSFDWGVPVPGSPGHVMYVWVDALTTYLSGLGYPDPDGDFARFWPANIHMIGKDIVRFHAVYWPAFLMSANLPLPKQVFGHGFLLSRGEKMSKSLGNVVDPIELAERFGVDALRYYLLREVSFGQDGSYSAEAIVRTANADLANSFGNLAQRSLSMIFKNLDGNLSADYTPAQADTDLLADISAMAEDRLPHEFEQLAFSIGIEDWIRAVFACNQYVDAQAPWALRKTDPERMRAVLMTLFRAVRTLAIAIRPVVPAAADALLDQMGIAADARDFAALADKGWFAKLAASDFTVGQPVPIFPRLELPEGEGEA
- a CDS encoding DNA polymerase III subunit delta' — its product is MTLIGHGEAEKAFLEAWQGGRLHHAWLLAGPQGMGKGAFAARVARFLATHGRAGAGQAITLDDPGDAAAGKLVEAGNHPEIIPLARQPKDKDKAKGKDKDLARNIAIDQVRGVIRRLHLSLSLGDWRVIIVDAVDDLETDGANALLKTLEEPPAQTLFLLVSHSPGRLLPTIRSRCRILRFQPVEHDAMTSWLHDLRPMIDVAERRAIVAASGGVPGKALALIDSDVGAMEAKLLAIATSGDPGNRLREALAREVGGTSNRARLELVIDIVPGLLARLARERPIAEIAPVLAQWDRVQRTVRDAIRGSYDGSMVGFEIGNCLAELAPRERQAAR
- the tmk gene encoding dTMP kinase, whose protein sequence is MVRGRFITLEGGEGVGKSTQIRALSAALTARGVAVVATREPGGSAGAEAIRALLMEGSDDRWDARSEALLFAAARADHVARTIRPALERGAWVLCDRFVDSSRAYQGGGGGITDADLLALHGFGSLGLLPDHTFLLAVSAREAERRLAVRDAAGADRMGSKPADYQARLAARFAEMAAAEPERWRVIDADAPAEAVTAAIMAELEAWL
- a CDS encoding D-alanyl-D-alanine carboxypeptidase family protein, with translation MTQAPIVMLKDLDSGAILFSRGAEKRFAPASMAKVMTAYIVLDLIEKGELPRDKIITVSQATWKKWNGSNGGSTMFLRSGEKISVDELLKGLITVSANDAAAALAVGIDGSEEAFVKRMNAMASKLGMTSSHFGTPNGWPDGGVTKVSAADLILLADRLIREHPHDYARYFSLPKLQHGTSPDGKPIVQPNTNPILGRVAGVDGLKTGHTAEAGYCFLGSAKRGGRRLIMVVAGMASDKARRDEAERLMTWGFEQWEGRELVLAGAKIGRIDVGQGAAPMVLAEAAIPVRMTVPRGYAGGYSAVMRSRSPLSAPIERGTPIADLVVTPDGLPPQRTPLLAANDVGAGGLWGRLRTGFYRLTGW
- a CDS encoding septal ring lytic transglycosylase RlpA family protein is translated as MKSIVREGALIAGAALLLSGCGVMKDKRDGGPAAGPAPAPVVERVSDRPVKLGDPYSVAGVTYTPVDVADYDDVGYASWYGDELAGKPTANGETFDPDAISAAHKTLPMPSYVEVTALDTGRTILVRINDRGPMANDRLIDLSRGAAQQLGITGGGPAAVRVRRTNPPQAERAQLRAGRAVPARIATPDSLLAILRKKLKAESASKPAPKPATPVAAQPAPPVASGKAKPGDDRLAVQPSKPASKPLPAKDATAATGAYQVQVGAFSTEARADTAAKSVGGTVAKAGRYWRVRMGPFASDAEARAAQGKARDKGFRDAVVVRDR
- a CDS encoding lytic murein transglycosylase, producing MAGPLYAQSGDAGFDTYVQSLWPKAEARGVSRATFDRVTTGLRYNPRVIALDRDNLGAPPNPNTPIPNFAPYRVKHVDAARINGGRRVHDRLLPLLSRIEQRTGVPTSIMIAIFGHETAYGAVTGNFDLPEALATLAYEGRRRTLFEPEFIATLEMVQKGVPRDVLKGSWAGAFGYPQFLPSVYLQVAEDGDGDGAARIWSSEADAIESIGAYLRRAGWRAGQPWGVAVQVPAGYNRAAMATRLQPTRCPRVFARYSRWRSMAEWRADGFQTLSGRWPDAQVQATLLEPDGPGKTAYLLTGNYRAILDYNCSNFYALSVGLLADEIDR
- a CDS encoding 2OG-Fe(II) oxygenase, whose amino-acid sequence is MPIHDISRSAADLDRNALAADLGARGWHLVPGLLSPARCAELKADYAADALYRSTISMQRHGFGRGEYRYYRYPLPDLVAALRTAFYPPLARLANDWAAMLGRASLYPADHAAFLAQCALAGQPRPTPLILRYGAGDYNCLHQDLYGELHFPFQIAILLSQPGADFDGGEFILTEQRPRMQSRPHVVPLKQGDAVIFAVNEAPRQGSRGPYRVKLRHGVSEIRRGERFTLGVIFHDAG
- a CDS encoding autotransporter outer membrane beta-barrel domain-containing protein encodes the protein MRKILLASTCLAAVLSTTAHAETSISTATTTPVRTSTVKSGAADDVKITSAGSVKPTSGTAVTIDSNNKLVNDGTIQITNADGATGIFANAGVSGTITNSATGKIIIDESYAPTDIDKDGDIDGPYAVGSGRTGIATGGAFTGQILNSGEITVEGNDSAGIRLGGPLTGNFTTDGKISVLGDNALGVGLQDVTGNVRLAGTITAVGENAVAARLAGDINGALVVQGTLTSTGYRYTTAPADPSKLDADDLLIGGPALSIEGNVTGGIVVAVPPKDTKPDDKDEDKDGIEDAKEGSGSIQSYGSAPALRIGSAGQDIAIGAVAGTGTGLGLIIDGGVVGNGLYAGKDATAIQLGGMGRNVTIAGGIGIGGSVSALSNGASATAIRVGSGATTPEIRVAGKVEASGGKDASAISTGILVEAGGDVGLIRNSGSISAKAAGDAGTARAIVDLSGSVDTIENSGIISATGAAATSDRNIAIDLSANGNGAAVKQTAVASGIAAPSIVGDVRFGGGDDLFDIADGSVKGNSYFGAGDNRLAMSGDATYAGNARFGGGNDTMALGGTSVFSGSVDFGGGSDALTIGGTSRFSGSLANSQGLAVSVDGGTFDVSGAASIASLAVTGKGVLAVTLDDGSTGTALTVGGNASFAADSKLALKLSSLENAEGNHVVLTAGTLAGADNLTTESTLLPFLYKGTLSSNATQLIVNVSRKSATDLGLNRSETSAFDAVIDAVTADQKVEDVFLGITDGDQFHNQLRQMLPEHEGGVFETVTSGSRALARYLQDPNAPFQDEGKWRYWVNQAMWGTAKGVGQTAGYNISGWGLSLGAEIKSDVGNFGGSIAFLSGKDGNSSNDSEVSSSQFEGALHWRLQSDGWMANARVSGAPISLKGTRVFRAEDIDKTMRGKWDATLYSASGSIAKDGRLGGLTIRPTVAVDYYRLKEDGYAESGGGDALDLTVGGRSSDELAVSGTVALGLQFGGTDEYDGWTRFELEGGRREIVGGSLGATVASFKDGTPFTLVPEDRTSGWVGRFRGVAGNSAFQVAGEVSAEEQQSHIGWAFRASLRVGL